In Bradyrhizobium sp. CCBAU 051011, the following are encoded in one genomic region:
- a CDS encoding OpgC domain-containing protein, with protein sequence MSSIADPVAGTPLSDAKASEVKASEVKAAAPAIALPVAGERELRLDLFRGMALWLIFIDHLPANILTWFTIRNYGFSDATEIFIFISGYTAAFVYGRAMLEAGFVVATARIMRRVWQIYVAHVFLFTIFLAEISYVATRFENPLYSEEMGIMDFLKQPDVTIIQALLLRFRPVNMDVLPLYIVLMLFLPIILWLMKWRADVALGMSVLLYALTWQFDWYLTAYPSGFWIFNPFCWQLMFVFGAWCALGGAARMSRILSSPVTMWICITYLLFAFFVTLTWHIPQLSFLMPKRIEQWMYPITKTDLDVLRFAHFLALAALTVRFLPRSWSGLKSRWLRPLILCGQHSLEIFCLGVFLAFAGHFVLAEVGGGALMHALISLAGILIMWGVAWVISWYKHSADKGASKTKKPVINADMAGGSV encoded by the coding sequence GCCGCGCCGGCGATTGCGCTGCCGGTGGCCGGCGAGCGCGAATTGCGGCTGGATCTGTTTCGCGGCATGGCGCTGTGGCTGATCTTCATCGACCATCTGCCGGCCAATATCCTGACCTGGTTCACGATCCGCAATTACGGATTTTCCGACGCCACCGAAATCTTCATTTTCATCTCCGGCTACACCGCCGCCTTCGTCTACGGCCGCGCGATGCTCGAGGCCGGTTTCGTGGTGGCGACCGCGCGCATCATGCGGCGCGTCTGGCAGATCTACGTCGCCCATGTCTTCCTGTTCACGATCTTCCTCGCCGAAATATCCTACGTCGCCACCCGTTTCGAGAACCCGCTCTACAGCGAGGAAATGGGCATCATGGATTTCCTCAAGCAGCCGGATGTGACCATCATCCAGGCGCTGCTGCTGCGATTCCGTCCCGTCAACATGGACGTGCTGCCGCTCTACATCGTGCTGATGCTGTTCCTGCCGATTATCCTGTGGCTGATGAAGTGGCGGGCCGACGTCGCGTTGGGGATGTCGGTGCTCTTGTACGCGCTGACCTGGCAGTTCGACTGGTACCTGACGGCCTATCCAAGCGGCTTCTGGATATTCAATCCGTTCTGCTGGCAGTTGATGTTCGTGTTCGGCGCCTGGTGCGCGCTCGGCGGCGCCGCGCGGATGTCGCGGATCCTGTCGTCGCCGGTGACGATGTGGATCTGCATCACCTATCTGCTGTTTGCGTTCTTCGTCACGCTGACCTGGCACATTCCGCAGCTCAGCTTCCTGATGCCGAAGCGGATCGAACAGTGGATGTATCCGATCACCAAGACCGACCTGGACGTGCTGCGGTTCGCCCATTTCCTGGCGCTGGCGGCGCTCACCGTGCGTTTCCTGCCCCGGAGTTGGTCGGGCCTCAAATCGCGCTGGCTGCGACCATTGATCCTCTGCGGCCAGCATTCGCTTGAGATATTCTGCCTTGGCGTCTTCCTGGCCTTTGCAGGGCATTTCGTGCTGGCCGAAGTTGGCGGGGGTGCCCTCATGCACGCCCTGATCAGCCTTGCCGGCATCCTCATCATGTGGGGCGTGGCGTGGGTGATTTCGTGGTACAAGCATTCGGCCGACAAGGGAGCGTCGAAAACGAAAAAGCCGGTCATCAATGCCGATATGGCGGGGGGAAGCGTATGA
- a CDS encoding SGNH/GDSL hydrolase family protein, with translation MRPRSGAVLALTLLAGLAATASARAQDAAPQSCEVPGYLLSTESTLPKVAEAVKNARPLTVLVVGSRSSTILSSEASAYPAKLQAALKEKLPSIPVNLSVELQSGKTAEEVDTTLVKLVEAKRPTLVIWQTGTVDAMRSVDPDDFRGAVDDGVVALQNAGTDVILVNLQYSPRTETMISAPPYLDNMRVVAQQHGVPLFDRFAIMRHWNDAGDFDLFSTFHGTDMAKRVHACLGRALSKFVLDAARLDQAQQN, from the coding sequence ATGAGGCCCCGCTCCGGAGCTGTGCTGGCCCTGACGCTGCTGGCGGGTCTGGCAGCCACGGCTTCCGCGCGTGCCCAGGATGCTGCCCCGCAGAGCTGTGAAGTTCCCGGCTATCTTCTCTCCACCGAGAGTACGCTTCCGAAGGTCGCCGAGGCCGTCAAGAACGCCCGGCCGCTGACCGTCCTGGTGGTCGGGAGCCGGTCGTCCACCATCCTGTCCTCCGAGGCCAGTGCCTATCCGGCCAAGCTGCAGGCCGCCCTGAAGGAGAAGCTACCCTCGATCCCGGTCAACCTCTCCGTAGAACTACAGAGCGGGAAGACCGCCGAGGAGGTGGACACCACGCTTGTTAAGCTGGTGGAAGCAAAAAGGCCTACTTTGGTCATCTGGCAGACCGGAACCGTCGATGCTATGCGATCCGTCGATCCCGACGACTTTCGCGGTGCTGTCGATGACGGCGTTGTTGCGCTGCAAAATGCGGGAACTGATGTGATTTTGGTCAATCTGCAATACAGCCCGCGGACGGAAACCATGATTTCCGCGCCGCCGTACCTAGATAATATGCGCGTGGTGGCGCAGCAGCACGGGGTTCCCCTGTTCGACCGCTTTGCCATCATGCGTCACTGGAACGACGCCGGAGATTTCGACCTGTTCAGTACTTTTCACGGGACCGACATGGCCAAACGGGTTCATGCCTGCCTTGGCCGCGCATTGTCGAAGTTTG